The proteins below are encoded in one region of Microbispora sp. NBC_01189:
- a CDS encoding TetR/AcrR family transcriptional regulator yields MPTAPLRKDAARNWQRIVEVGRRLVDEGTPIQLNDVARAASVGVATVYRHFPTPEALLETVATPGLEALVAHAERGLSGGDPWATLRDFLFAAADAQITDASISPVFAAPVNALPHVGELKERLAVLFGELLDRARAAGVIDPGVTRADMLPLMCGVAFAATVHPATGTEDRAATARRYLTFLLEGLRTRA; encoded by the coding sequence ATGCCCACCGCCCCGCTCCGCAAGGACGCCGCCCGCAACTGGCAACGCATCGTCGAGGTGGGCCGCCGGCTCGTGGACGAGGGAACGCCGATCCAGCTCAACGACGTGGCGCGGGCCGCCTCGGTCGGGGTGGCCACGGTCTACCGGCACTTCCCCACACCGGAGGCGCTGCTCGAAACCGTCGCCACACCCGGGCTCGAAGCCCTGGTCGCGCACGCCGAGCGGGGGCTGTCCGGCGGCGACCCCTGGGCGACGCTGCGCGACTTCCTGTTCGCGGCCGCCGACGCCCAGATCACCGACGCGTCGATCTCCCCGGTGTTCGCCGCACCGGTGAACGCCCTCCCGCACGTCGGCGAGCTGAAGGAACGGCTCGCCGTACTGTTCGGGGAGCTCCTCGACCGGGCACGCGCGGCCGGCGTGATCGACCCGGGCGTGACCCGGGCCGACATGCTGCCGCTGATGTGCGGGGTGGCGTTCGCGGCGACCGTCCACCCGGCCACCGGCACCGAGGACCGCGCGGCGACCGCCCGCCGCTACCTCACCTTCCTCCTCGAAGGTCTCCGCACCCGCGCATGA
- a CDS encoding alpha/beta hydrolase, with the protein MPFTVTGVPHLPDGFADTFTSRTVDVGGLTLHAVTGGTGPALLLLPAWPQFWYGWRLVMPALAEHFTVVAADVRGVGASDKPATGYDTATLAGDMAALMTGLGHERFAVAGHDLGMIVGYALAAGHRDRVTRLAVAEAILPGLSPMPPLLMEPALNEYLWHFAFNRLRDVNERMVAGREEIYFGHQFASKAATPDAIPPHAVEVYVDALRDPAALHASFEFYRAGEGVAQIAALAAAGPLTIPVLAAGGERASGEAVEQVMRKVAVDVTGVAAPGAGHFLPEEAPEWTARTLIGFFG; encoded by the coding sequence GTGCCTTTCACCGTGACCGGCGTTCCGCACCTGCCGGACGGCTTCGCCGACACCTTCACCAGCCGCACCGTCGACGTGGGCGGGCTCACCCTGCACGCCGTGACCGGCGGGACCGGCCCGGCGCTGTTGCTGCTCCCCGCGTGGCCGCAGTTCTGGTACGGCTGGCGTCTGGTGATGCCCGCCCTCGCCGAGCACTTCACGGTCGTCGCCGCCGACGTACGCGGGGTCGGAGCCAGCGACAAGCCGGCCACCGGCTACGACACGGCCACCCTCGCGGGGGACATGGCCGCCCTGATGACCGGCCTCGGCCACGAGCGCTTCGCCGTCGCCGGCCACGACCTCGGCATGATCGTCGGGTACGCGCTCGCCGCCGGCCATCGCGACCGGGTCACCCGGCTCGCCGTCGCGGAAGCGATCCTGCCGGGGCTCTCCCCGATGCCGCCGCTGCTGATGGAACCGGCCCTGAACGAGTACCTCTGGCACTTCGCATTCAATCGTCTGCGGGACGTCAACGAGCGGATGGTGGCCGGGCGGGAGGAGATCTATTTCGGGCACCAGTTCGCCTCGAAGGCGGCCACCCCGGACGCGATTCCGCCGCATGCGGTGGAGGTCTACGTCGACGCGCTGCGCGATCCGGCGGCGCTGCACGCGAGCTTCGAGTTCTACCGGGCCGGAGAGGGAGTGGCCCAGATCGCCGCCCTGGCGGCGGCGGGGCCGCTGACCATCCCGGTGCTGGCCGCCGGCGGCGAGCGGGCCTCGGGCGAGGCGGTCGAGCAGGTCATGCGGAAGGTCGCCGTCGACGTGACCGGGGTGGCGGCGCCGGGCGCGGGCCACTTCCTCCCGGAGGAGGCCCCGGAGTGGACCGCCCGCACTCTCATCGGCTTCTTCGGCTGA
- a CDS encoding alpha/beta hydrolase family esterase — translation MRDSVEVGGRPRTYTVVGPTDGKPSRDLVLVFHGSRQTGAKHRRFTGKAFDALADGGAAVVVYLDGHKGNWNDARRASRFPARRENVDDVGFTRAVIRKLVASHRIDPGRVFAIGYSNGGQMAMRLAHEAPELIAGAAVLAATMPAPENFLVADAPSVPMPVLLVHGTKDPIVGYAGGEPSWWVRKLFKIGGRSLSAPETAAYFAARNGITGRPVSRTLPKRAGSAGGTSAERTDYRQQGRPPVTLLTVHGGGHTIPGPRRAPAIVGRTNQDVNTADLVAELFEIPIRPAKR, via the coding sequence ATGCGGGACAGCGTCGAGGTGGGCGGCAGGCCGCGTACGTACACCGTGGTGGGGCCGACGGACGGCAAGCCTTCGCGGGATCTGGTTCTCGTCTTCCACGGGTCGCGGCAGACCGGAGCGAAGCACCGGAGGTTCACCGGGAAGGCGTTCGACGCGCTGGCGGACGGCGGCGCGGCGGTGGTCGTCTACCTGGACGGCCACAAGGGAAACTGGAACGACGCGCGCCGGGCGAGCCGGTTTCCGGCCCGCAGGGAGAACGTCGACGACGTCGGCTTCACCCGCGCGGTGATCAGGAAGCTGGTGGCGAGCCACCGGATCGACCCCGGACGGGTGTTCGCGATCGGCTACTCCAACGGCGGGCAGATGGCGATGCGCCTGGCCCACGAGGCGCCGGAACTGATCGCGGGGGCAGCGGTGCTCGCGGCGACCATGCCGGCGCCGGAGAACTTCCTGGTGGCCGACGCGCCGTCCGTGCCGATGCCGGTGCTGCTGGTCCACGGTACGAAGGACCCCATCGTCGGCTACGCGGGCGGCGAGCCGAGCTGGTGGGTGCGGAAGCTGTTCAAGATCGGCGGGCGGAGCCTGTCAGCGCCGGAGACCGCGGCCTACTTCGCGGCCCGCAACGGCATCACCGGCAGGCCGGTCAGCAGGACGCTGCCGAAGCGGGCGGGCTCGGCCGGCGGGACGTCCGCCGAGCGCACCGACTACCGGCAGCAGGGCCGGCCGCCGGTGACGCTGCTCACGGTGCACGGCGGCGGGCACACCATCCCCGGCCCCCGCAGGGCGCCCGCCATCGTCGGCAGGACGAACCAGGACGTGAACACCGCCGATTTGGTCGCGGAGCTCTTCGAGATACCGATCCGACCTGCGAAGAGATGA
- a CDS encoding metalloregulator ArsR/SmtB family transcription factor produces the protein MSNATTRRLPHPELTDVGLPAVLFALSDPARLDLVRQLAAQGPLTVAQCQATEPGVPKSTFSHHLKTLREAGLIRNEPAGRQRIVTLRKAEVDERFPALLDAVLSSAPAHRPT, from the coding sequence GTGAGCAACGCCACAACGCGCCGGCTCCCGCATCCCGAGCTGACGGACGTCGGGCTTCCCGCCGTCCTTTTCGCGCTCAGCGACCCGGCCCGGCTCGACCTCGTACGGCAGCTCGCGGCGCAGGGGCCGCTGACGGTGGCGCAGTGCCAGGCGACGGAGCCCGGCGTGCCCAAGTCGACCTTCTCTCATCACCTGAAGACGCTGCGCGAAGCCGGGCTGATCCGCAACGAGCCGGCCGGTCGGCAGCGGATCGTCACCCTGCGCAAGGCGGAGGTCGACGAGCGCTTCCCCGCCCTACTGGACGCCGTCCTCTCCTCGGCCCCCGCACACCGCCCCACGTAG
- a CDS encoding MFS transporter has product MTSLLHGSPSLGTPAPERRRLPVLPRTAAFWLVAGITAILLAASSAPSPLYPVYQAEFGFNALTLTAIFSVYVLALLVSLLTVGRLSDFLGRRPVLAASLVVEAAAMAVFLGAHGVAALFAARVVQGLATGAAVGVVGAYLLDLQPDDGSRLGSLVNGAAATGGLGLGTIGSGVLIQYAPQPTRLIFVILTAAFAVLAAATAVLPETVTRTPGAVAALRPKVSVPAPARSAFLRAAPVLVSTWMLGGLILSVGGSLLATVFGERDHAVTGLVLGALAASSALASVLLRRHTPERMQREGTLLLLLGTILLVAAVASSSLSVFVAAAVVAGVGWGPAYLGAFRMVSQLAAPHERAALISAIYVVSYLAFSIPALIAGVAITTQGLRGTSLVYGVVVALVVAGTLVYEARSRRRPAAT; this is encoded by the coding sequence ATGACAAGTCTGCTGCACGGATCACCATCCCTCGGCACCCCGGCGCCGGAACGCCGCCGCCTTCCGGTGCTGCCGCGCACGGCGGCCTTCTGGCTGGTCGCGGGCATCACCGCGATCCTGCTGGCCGCCTCCAGCGCGCCGAGCCCCCTCTACCCCGTGTACCAGGCCGAGTTCGGCTTCAACGCCCTCACACTGACGGCGATCTTCTCCGTCTACGTGCTGGCGTTGCTGGTCAGCCTGCTGACCGTGGGACGGCTCTCCGACTTTCTCGGCCGCCGCCCGGTCCTCGCCGCCTCGCTGGTCGTCGAAGCGGCCGCGATGGCCGTCTTCCTCGGCGCGCACGGCGTCGCCGCCCTCTTCGCCGCCCGGGTCGTCCAGGGCCTGGCGACCGGCGCCGCGGTGGGGGTGGTCGGCGCGTACCTGCTCGACCTGCAACCGGACGACGGCTCGCGGCTGGGCTCGCTCGTCAACGGCGCGGCGGCCACCGGAGGCCTCGGCCTCGGCACGATCGGGAGCGGCGTCCTGATCCAGTACGCCCCGCAGCCGACCCGGCTGATCTTCGTGATCCTCACCGCGGCGTTCGCCGTCCTCGCCGCCGCGACGGCGGTGCTGCCGGAGACGGTCACGCGGACGCCCGGCGCGGTGGCCGCGCTGCGCCCGAAGGTGTCCGTTCCCGCGCCGGCGAGGAGCGCGTTCCTGCGCGCGGCGCCCGTCCTGGTCTCCACCTGGATGCTCGGCGGGCTGATCCTCTCCGTCGGGGGCTCGCTGCTCGCCACGGTGTTCGGCGAGCGCGACCACGCGGTGACCGGCCTCGTGCTCGGCGCGCTCGCCGCGTCCTCGGCACTCGCGTCCGTACTGCTCAGGCGGCACACCCCGGAGCGCATGCAGCGAGAGGGCACGCTGCTGCTCCTCCTCGGCACGATCCTGCTGGTCGCCGCCGTGGCGTCGTCCTCGCTGAGCGTCTTCGTCGCGGCGGCGGTCGTCGCCGGCGTCGGATGGGGGCCGGCCTACCTGGGCGCCTTCCGGATGGTCAGCCAGCTCGCCGCGCCGCACGAGCGGGCCGCGCTGATCTCGGCGATATACGTGGTCAGCTACCTGGCCTTCAGCATCCCGGCGCTGATCGCGGGGGTGGCCATCACCACGCAGGGCCTGCGGGGAACGTCGCTGGTCTACGGCGTCGTGGTCGCCCTCGTGGTCGCCGGCACCCTCGTCTACGAGGCGCGAAGCCGGCGCCGCCCGGCCGCCACGTGA
- a CDS encoding GntR family transcriptional regulator yields MARYEHIAGDLRDAIVRGDYPIGGRLPSEADLALRYSASRGTVRQAAALLAAEGLVGSRQGARRIVLGSERSQSFTELHSFAQWARSMGYRASGSVLVSRRRPCAPSEAVRLSVEPGEEVLYVRRLRRLDGEPVLVEHTVYAGWIAPAVERLDPECESVTQELYESVGLVFAYGEHLIDAVAAGAGDARLLGVRRGSPLLRQRRTTTSQEGRPVECSDDRYRAGSVTFSIRNSTAANPLVRRAGD; encoded by the coding sequence ATGGCCCGTTATGAACACATCGCCGGTGACCTGCGGGACGCCATCGTGCGGGGAGACTATCCGATCGGCGGCAGGCTTCCCTCGGAGGCCGACCTGGCCCTGCGTTACTCCGCCTCGCGGGGAACCGTACGCCAGGCGGCCGCCCTGCTGGCCGCCGAGGGGCTGGTCGGGTCCCGGCAGGGCGCGCGGCGCATCGTGCTGGGCAGCGAGCGCAGCCAGAGCTTCACCGAACTGCACAGCTTCGCCCAGTGGGCGCGGTCCATGGGCTACCGCGCCAGCGGGAGCGTGCTGGTCTCCCGCCGCCGCCCCTGTGCGCCCTCCGAGGCCGTACGGCTGTCGGTGGAGCCGGGGGAGGAGGTGCTCTACGTGCGGCGGCTGCGCCGCCTCGACGGCGAGCCCGTGCTGGTCGAGCACACCGTCTACGCCGGCTGGATCGCCCCCGCAGTGGAGCGGCTCGACCCGGAGTGCGAGTCGGTGACCCAGGAGCTGTACGAGTCGGTCGGGCTGGTCTTCGCGTACGGCGAGCACCTGATCGACGCGGTGGCCGCCGGGGCCGGGGACGCCCGGCTGCTCGGCGTCCGCCGCGGCAGCCCCCTGCTGCGCCAGCGCCGCACCACCACCAGCCAGGAGGGCCGTCCCGTCGAGTGCTCCGACGACCGCTACCGCGCCGGCAGCGTCACCTTCAGCATCCGCAACTCCACCGCCGCCAACCCCCTCGTCCGCCGCGCCGGCGACTGA
- a CDS encoding ABC transporter substrate-binding protein: MSARTAGLVAALAITTSVIAACGAAPTTTAGGGSESGDSKAASATSAQDLGGLDTLVDAAKKEGQLNTIALPPDWANYGEIIKAFEAKYGIKVVNDNPDGSSQDEINAVKTLKGQGRAPDVLDLGSAFALSGAQEGLFAPYKVQSWDKIPDGQKEPGGAWYYDYGGYVSIGCDAKRVTTCPETFADLLKPEYKGKVALNGDPTKAGAAFAGVYAASLANQGSFDDIQPGIDFFKKLKQNGNFNPVEATPATVEKGETPITIDWDYLQASYAKEFSSKGVDWKIAIPSDGQYANFYSQAINKWAPHPAAARLWQEFLYSAEGQNLWLKGYARPVLLPSMQQDGSADAALVAQLPKVEGTPAFPTPDQVTKAKEVLASGWGAAVSG; encoded by the coding sequence TTGTCCGCACGCACCGCCGGTCTTGTGGCCGCGCTCGCAATAACCACCTCGGTGATCGCGGCCTGCGGGGCCGCCCCCACGACCACCGCCGGCGGCGGTTCGGAGTCCGGTGACTCCAAGGCCGCCTCCGCGACCTCGGCCCAGGACCTCGGCGGCCTGGACACGCTCGTCGACGCCGCCAAGAAGGAGGGGCAGCTCAACACCATCGCGCTGCCGCCCGACTGGGCCAACTACGGCGAGATCATCAAGGCCTTCGAGGCGAAGTACGGCATCAAGGTCGTCAACGACAACCCGGACGGCTCCAGCCAGGACGAGATCAACGCGGTCAAGACGCTGAAGGGCCAGGGCCGCGCCCCCGACGTGCTCGACCTCGGTAGCGCCTTCGCGCTGAGCGGCGCGCAGGAGGGCCTGTTCGCGCCGTACAAGGTGCAGAGCTGGGACAAGATCCCCGACGGGCAGAAGGAGCCCGGCGGCGCCTGGTACTACGACTACGGCGGCTACGTCTCCATCGGCTGCGACGCCAAGCGGGTCACGACCTGCCCGGAGACGTTCGCCGACCTGCTCAAGCCGGAGTACAAGGGCAAGGTCGCGCTGAACGGCGACCCGACCAAGGCGGGCGCGGCCTTCGCCGGCGTGTACGCCGCCTCACTCGCCAACCAGGGCTCCTTCGACGACATCCAGCCCGGCATCGACTTCTTCAAGAAGCTCAAGCAGAACGGCAACTTCAATCCCGTCGAGGCCACCCCCGCCACGGTCGAGAAGGGCGAGACCCCGATCACCATCGACTGGGACTACCTGCAGGCGAGCTACGCCAAGGAGTTCTCGTCCAAGGGCGTGGACTGGAAGATCGCCATCCCCTCCGACGGCCAGTACGCGAACTTCTACTCCCAGGCGATCAACAAGTGGGCGCCGCACCCCGCCGCCGCCCGCCTGTGGCAGGAGTTCCTCTACAGCGCAGAGGGCCAGAACCTGTGGCTGAAGGGCTACGCCCGGCCGGTGCTGCTGCCCTCCATGCAGCAGGACGGCAGCGCCGACGCGGCCCTGGTCGCCCAGCTCCCCAAGGTCGAGGGCACCCCTGCCTTCCCCACGCCGGACCAGGTCACCAAGGCCAAGGAGGTCCTGGCGAGCGGGTGGGGCGCGGCGGTCTCCGGCTGA
- a CDS encoding ABC transporter permease has translation MGDSRTGSRSRWAVVPLLVFAVIVFGVPMLVLLGGTFTREGTPSTANLTESLQGAYLTSLIGSVEISALVAVLGGVLGTFLAQAVVTSRFRALREGVLTASGVLANFGGVPLAFAWIATLGNSGVVTTTLGLGDHGWSLYNFWGLTLVYLYFSIPLMVLTVVPALDGLRPQWREAAQNNGASTWQFWRYVGVPVLTPALLGGVILLFGAAFAAYATAQAMVGSSVPLVTLKIADALTGNVLIGHENVALALSLDMIVVAGLVMAVYLPLRRRSARWLR, from the coding sequence GTGGGCGACAGCCGTACGGGATCGAGGAGCCGGTGGGCGGTCGTGCCGCTGCTGGTCTTCGCCGTCATCGTCTTCGGCGTGCCGATGCTGGTCCTCCTCGGCGGCACGTTCACCAGGGAGGGCACGCCCAGCACCGCCAACCTCACCGAGTCGCTCCAGGGGGCGTACCTCACGTCCCTGATCGGGAGCGTGGAGATCTCGGCGCTGGTGGCGGTGCTGGGCGGGGTGCTCGGCACGTTCCTCGCCCAGGCCGTGGTGACCTCCCGGTTCCGGGCCCTGCGGGAGGGGGTGCTGACCGCCTCCGGCGTGCTGGCCAACTTCGGCGGCGTGCCGCTGGCGTTCGCCTGGATCGCCACGCTCGGCAACTCGGGCGTCGTCACCACGACCCTGGGTCTCGGCGACCACGGGTGGAGCCTGTACAACTTCTGGGGCCTCACCCTGGTCTACCTCTACTTCTCCATCCCGCTCATGGTGCTCACGGTCGTGCCCGCCCTCGACGGGCTGCGCCCGCAGTGGCGCGAGGCCGCGCAGAACAACGGGGCGAGCACCTGGCAGTTCTGGCGGTACGTCGGCGTCCCGGTGCTGACCCCGGCGCTGCTCGGCGGGGTGATCCTGCTGTTCGGCGCCGCGTTCGCGGCCTACGCGACGGCGCAGGCGATGGTGGGGTCCAGCGTCCCGCTGGTCACCCTCAAGATCGCCGACGCGCTGACCGGCAACGTCCTCATCGGGCACGAGAACGTCGCGCTGGCCCTCAGCCTCGACATGATCGTGGTCGCGGGCCTGGTGATGGCCGTCTATCTCCCGCTGCGGCGAAGGAGCGCCCGATGGCTTCGCTGA
- a CDS encoding ABC transporter permease, producing the protein MASLTPQVTTPAVPGTAPVRSGRPRRPRVWRGVVLLLAAVYFLVPLVASFVFTVKAPDQGLSLDAYGEIFSAEGFAGSLLLSLGLGAATIVIVLLLTLPAAVAVRLGAPRWRPVLEVVCTLPLVVPPITFVAGISTVLRWGPDYLASTPFYQTIIAVQDPGFPVVLVLAYVVLALPFAYRSLDAGLGAIDVRTLSEAARNLGASWPHVLLRVIVPNMRSAMAGASFLTLALVLGEFTIARLLSFQTFPVWIYTISGAHAQVSVAVSVFSLLITWLLLLALSSAGARQRSGS; encoded by the coding sequence ATGGCTTCGCTGACCCCCCAGGTCACCACGCCTGCCGTCCCCGGGACGGCGCCCGTCCGGTCAGGACGGCCGCGCCGTCCCCGGGTCTGGCGCGGCGTGGTCCTCCTCCTCGCCGCCGTCTACTTCCTCGTCCCGCTGGTCGCGTCGTTCGTCTTCACGGTGAAGGCGCCGGACCAGGGCCTCTCGCTCGACGCGTACGGCGAGATCTTCTCGGCCGAGGGCTTCGCCGGGAGCCTGCTGCTGTCGCTCGGGCTCGGGGCCGCCACGATCGTGATCGTGCTGCTGCTGACGCTGCCCGCGGCCGTCGCCGTACGGCTTGGCGCGCCGCGGTGGCGGCCGGTGCTGGAGGTGGTCTGCACGCTGCCGCTGGTCGTGCCCCCGATCACGTTCGTGGCCGGGATCAGCACGGTGCTGCGGTGGGGGCCCGACTACCTCGCGAGCACGCCCTTCTACCAGACGATCATCGCGGTGCAGGACCCCGGCTTCCCGGTCGTCCTGGTGCTCGCCTACGTCGTGCTGGCGCTGCCGTTCGCCTACCGCTCGCTCGACGCGGGCCTCGGGGCGATCGACGTGCGCACGCTGTCGGAGGCGGCCAGGAACCTCGGCGCGTCGTGGCCCCACGTGCTGCTGCGGGTGATCGTTCCCAACATGCGGTCGGCGATGGCCGGCGCGTCCTTCCTCACGCTGGCGCTGGTGCTCGGGGAGTTCACCATCGCCCGGCTGCTCTCCTTCCAGACCTTCCCCGTCTGGATCTACACGATCTCCGGCGCGCACGCCCAGGTGTCGGTGGCCGTCTCGGTGTTCAGCCTGCTGATCACCTGGCTGCTGCTGCTCGCCCTGTCGTCCGCCGGCGCACGGCAAAGGAGCGGTTCATGA
- a CDS encoding ABC transporter ATP-binding protein — translation MNGARVEFRGLRRRFGSTVALDGLDLTVEPGELIALLGPSGCGKTTALRCLAGFEQPDEGEVLVDGADITRVPANRRDAGMVFQSYSLFPNLNARDNVGFGMRVRKAPAARRHARAQELLELVGLPDVGGRYPHQLSGGQQQRVALARALALEPRVLLLDEPLSALDAKVRVTLREEIRRLQLSLGITTIFVTHDQEEALSMADRVAVLRDGRLEQVADPATLYDRPATPFVAEFVGAMNHLPGLLSGDEVTVLGQTLPVEGPRPAGPAADVLVRPEAVLVAPDGEGDGVVVVSSFRGSTARLRVRLGDGAEVLADVPGHDSARLSPGTAVRVRLVERPVLVSARTPGVAAVPEPDAVA, via the coding sequence ATGAACGGCGCCCGGGTGGAGTTCCGCGGGCTGCGCCGGAGGTTCGGGAGCACGGTGGCGCTGGACGGGCTCGACCTGACCGTGGAGCCCGGCGAGCTGATCGCGCTGCTCGGCCCGTCCGGGTGCGGCAAGACCACCGCGCTGCGCTGCCTCGCCGGCTTCGAGCAGCCCGACGAGGGCGAGGTGCTGGTGGACGGCGCCGACATCACGCGGGTGCCGGCCAACCGCCGCGACGCCGGGATGGTCTTCCAGTCCTACTCGCTCTTCCCCAACCTCAACGCCCGCGACAACGTCGGCTTCGGCATGCGGGTGCGCAAGGCGCCGGCCGCCCGGCGGCACGCCCGCGCGCAGGAGCTGCTGGAACTGGTCGGCCTGCCCGACGTGGGCGGCCGGTATCCCCACCAGCTGTCCGGCGGCCAGCAGCAGCGGGTGGCGCTGGCCCGCGCGCTCGCGCTCGAACCCCGGGTGCTGCTGCTGGACGAGCCGCTGTCGGCGCTCGACGCCAAGGTGCGCGTCACGCTCCGCGAGGAGATCCGCCGCCTCCAGCTCTCCCTCGGCATCACGACGATCTTCGTGACGCACGACCAGGAGGAGGCGCTCTCGATGGCCGACCGGGTCGCCGTGCTGCGCGACGGCCGCCTGGAGCAGGTCGCCGATCCCGCCACCCTGTACGACCGGCCGGCGACCCCGTTCGTCGCCGAGTTCGTCGGCGCGATGAACCACCTGCCCGGCCTGCTGTCGGGCGACGAGGTGACGGTGCTCGGGCAGACGCTGCCGGTGGAGGGTCCACGGCCCGCCGGGCCCGCGGCCGACGTGCTCGTCCGGCCCGAGGCCGTGCTGGTCGCCCCGGACGGCGAAGGGGACGGAGTGGTCGTGGTGTCGTCCTTCCGCGGCTCCACCGCCCGCCTGCGGGTGCGGCTGGGCGACGGCGCCGAGGTGCTCGCCGACGTGCCCGGCCACGACTCCGCGCGCCTTTCGCCCGGCACCGCCGTACGGGTCCGCCTGGTCGAGCGGCCCGTGCTCGTGTCGGCCCGTACGCCTGGAGTCGCGGCGGTCCCCGAACCCGATGCCGTCGCCTGA
- a CDS encoding HAD family phosphatase: protein MPSPDHPAAVLFDMDGTLVDTEDLWWDACAEVGRGLGAPLGPGDREALFGLPVEDAAAHILGRVNDGPGRSSVETTLTRAFVRRIESGVTPLPGAVALLESLRAAGVPAVLVSASPRTVVDIVLESVGGHLFRLSVAAGDSARNKPAPDPYLAAASRLGADPAACVAVEDSPTGIASARAAGCAVIAVGPLDGVSGVTTVPTLESVGLPLLRRLTARER from the coding sequence ATGCCGTCGCCTGATCACCCGGCGGCGGTGCTGTTCGACATGGACGGCACGCTCGTGGACACCGAGGACCTGTGGTGGGACGCCTGCGCCGAGGTCGGGCGCGGCCTCGGCGCCCCGCTGGGGCCGGGTGACCGGGAGGCGCTCTTCGGCCTGCCGGTCGAGGACGCCGCGGCGCACATCCTCGGCCGGGTGAACGACGGCCCGGGGCGGAGTTCCGTCGAGACCACGCTGACCCGCGCCTTCGTCCGGCGGATCGAGAGCGGAGTCACCCCGCTGCCGGGCGCGGTCGCGTTGCTGGAATCCCTGCGCGCGGCGGGAGTCCCGGCCGTACTGGTGAGCGCGTCTCCCCGGACCGTGGTGGACATCGTGCTGGAGAGCGTCGGCGGGCACCTCTTCCGGCTGTCGGTGGCGGCCGGGGACAGCGCGCGGAACAAGCCAGCCCCCGACCCGTACCTCGCCGCGGCCTCGCGTCTCGGCGCCGACCCGGCGGCGTGCGTGGCGGTCGAGGACAGCCCGACGGGCATCGCCTCCGCCCGGGCCGCCGGCTGCGCCGTCATCGCGGTCGGCCCCCTCGACGGCGTGAGCGGGGTGACGACGGTGCCGACCCTGGAGAGCGTCGGCCTGCCGCTGCTGCGCCGCCTGACCGCACGCGAGCGCTGA
- a CDS encoding quinone oxidoreductase: MRAIVVSAYGDSSALEYAERPDPVPGPGQVLIEVAATGVNFIDVYHREGRYPLPLPLVPGSEAAGTVTAVGPDVTDVVPGDRVASAAAIGAYATKALIPADKVVRLPDGLAPDLAAAVLLQGLTAHYLTHSTYAVRTGDDVLVHAAAGGMGLLLTQMAKLRGARVIGTVSSAEKEKLARQAGADDVIGYEGFPEAVKEITGSGVHVVYDGVGAATFEGSLASLRPRGMMALYGAASGPVPPFDPQKLNAGGSLFLTRPSLVHYTATREELLSRADDVLGWVASGALKVRVSERYPLAEARRAHDDLEGRRTTGKLLLIP; the protein is encoded by the coding sequence ATGCGTGCCATCGTCGTCTCCGCGTACGGTGATTCCTCGGCGCTGGAGTACGCCGAGCGGCCCGACCCGGTGCCCGGCCCGGGCCAGGTGCTGATCGAGGTGGCGGCGACCGGGGTGAACTTCATCGACGTCTACCACCGTGAGGGGCGCTATCCGCTGCCGCTCCCGCTGGTCCCCGGCTCGGAGGCGGCCGGGACGGTCACGGCCGTGGGCCCGGACGTCACCGACGTCGTGCCCGGCGACCGCGTCGCCTCCGCCGCCGCGATCGGCGCGTACGCGACCAAGGCCCTGATCCCGGCGGACAAGGTGGTCCGGCTGCCCGACGGCCTCGCCCCCGATCTCGCGGCCGCGGTGCTGCTCCAGGGGCTCACCGCCCACTACCTGACCCACTCCACGTACGCGGTCCGCACGGGTGACGACGTGCTCGTCCACGCCGCGGCGGGCGGCATGGGCCTGCTGCTGACGCAGATGGCCAAGCTGCGCGGCGCCCGCGTGATCGGCACGGTCTCCAGCGCCGAGAAGGAGAAGCTCGCCCGGCAGGCCGGCGCCGACGACGTGATCGGCTACGAGGGTTTCCCGGAGGCCGTCAAGGAGATCACCGGCTCGGGCGTGCACGTCGTCTACGACGGGGTCGGGGCCGCCACCTTCGAGGGATCGCTCGCGTCGCTGCGCCCGCGCGGCATGATGGCGCTGTACGGCGCGGCCAGCGGACCGGTCCCGCCCTTCGACCCCCAGAAGCTCAACGCGGGTGGTTCGCTGTTCCTCACCCGGCCCTCGCTCGTGCACTACACGGCCACCCGGGAGGAGCTGCTCTCCCGGGCGGACGACGTGCTCGGCTGGGTCGCCTCCGGCGCGCTGAAGGTGCGCGTCTCCGAGCGCTACCCGCTGGCCGAGGCCCGCCGGGCGCACGACGACCTCGAAGGCCGCCGTACGACCGGCAAGCTGCTGCTGATCCCCTGA